In Tachysurus fulvidraco isolate hzauxx_2018 chromosome 25, HZAU_PFXX_2.0, whole genome shotgun sequence, the following proteins share a genomic window:
- the trip13 gene encoding pachytene checkpoint protein 2 homolog, protein MNGEKMEVGWNHHQHPCEDDITDRAKVHVEVLVKSQSTARRSEVRTHVLALLDRHSLVMGCFKWTEFDDDFLSKNVESVAVVDVEAQPLNLKSGNLCIHIFSLNDDGPSMLNLEEEEELSAANHWLLPAAEFHGIWESLVYEEGIKTQLLDYVSTAIFFSDKNVDSNLVAWNRVVLLHGPPGTGKTSLCKALAQKLSIRLSGRYSYGQFVEINSHSLFSKWFSESGKLVTKMFQKIQELIDEKEALVFVLIDEVESLTAARNASQAGTEPSDAIRVVNSVLTQLDQIKRHPNVVILTTSNVTEKIDLAFVDRADIKQYIGLPSTQAIFNIYLTCLEELMKRQIIYPRQQLLNLVELDTLNYIESEVTQLSLHLQKIAKKSVGLSGRTLRKIPFLAHALYAKTSVITLECFLSAMDKAVAHQMKEREKLVNCV, encoded by the exons ATGAATGGGGAGAAAATGGAGGTTGGTTGGAATCACCATCAGCATCCCTGTGAGGACGACATAACTGACCGAGCCAAAGTTCACGTTGAGGTTCTTGTCAAATCACAGAG CACAGCGAGACGCTCTGAAGTCAGGACGCATGTTTTGGCTCTGCTCGACCGACACAGCCTCGTTATGGGCTGCTTCAAGTGGACGGAGTTTGATGATGACTTCCTAAGTAAAAATGTGGAATCTGTTGCTGTGGTGGATGTCGAAGCACAG CCTCTCAATTTAAAATCGGGTAATCTGTGCATTCACATCTTCTCTCTCAACGACGACGGCCCAAGCATGCTCAACctcgaggaagaggaggagcttTCTGCAGCCAATCACTGGCTCTTACCAGCAG cCGAGTTTCACGGGATATGGGAGAGCTTGGTTTACGAGGAAGGAATCAAAACGCAA CTCTTGGATTATGTTTCGACAGCAATCTTCTTCTCTGACAAAAACGTTGACAGCAATCTGGTAGCCTGGAATCGCGTCGTGTTGCTTCACG GACCTCCAGGCACAGGAAAGACATCGCTGTGTAAAGCGCTGGCACAGAAACTCTCCATCAGACTCTCAGGAAG ATATTCCTATGGGCAATTTGTAGAAATCAACAGCCACAGTTTGTTCTCAAAATGGTTTTCAGAG AGCGGGAAACTGGTCACGAAGATGTTTCAGAAGATTCAAGAGCTGATAGATGAGAAAGAAGCCcttgtttttgttcttattgATGAG GTGGAGAGTCTAACAGCAGCCAGAAATGCCTCTCAGGCAGGAACCGAACCTTCAGATGCCATCCGAGTTGTCAACTCTGTCCTTACACAGCTGGACCAGATAAAACG ACATCCAAACGTGGTGATCCTTACTACCTCAAACGTGACCGAGAAGATTGACCTGGCCTTTGTGGACAGAGCGGATATAAAGCAGTATATCGGCTTGCCAAGCACCCAGGCCATCTTCAACATCTACCTGACCTGTCTGGAGGAGCtcatgaag CGGCAGATCATTTACCCCCGGCAGCAGCTGCTGAACCTCGTGGAGCTTGATACGTTAAACTATATCGAGAGTGAAGTGACTCAGCTCAGTCTTCACCTTCAGAAAATTGCTAA GAAAAGTGTTGGCCTTAGTGGACGCACTTTGAGGAAAATCCCCTTTTTGGCTCATGCTCTTTATGCAAAG ACATCCGTGATCACGCTCGAATGCTTTCTGAGTGCCATGGACAAGGCTGTCGCTCATCAGATGAAAGAACGAGAGAAACTGGTTAACTGTGTATGA